Proteins co-encoded in one Corylus avellana chromosome ca9, CavTom2PMs-1.0 genomic window:
- the LOC132191313 gene encoding dual specificity phosphatase Cdc25: MARSVSYLTGSQLLSLKRRPNIAIIDVRDDERSYDGHISGSLHYASDTFSDKISNLIQEVKGKDTLVFHCALSQVRGPTCARKFANHLEEIKDDAGIKNILILERGFNGWEASGRPVCRCTDVPCKGASASN; this comes from the exons ATGGCTCGGAGCGTCTCCTACCTAACTGGCTCTCAGCTGCTCTCTCTCAAACGCCGCCCCAATATTGCCATCATAGATGTCAG GGATGACGAGAGAAGTTATGACGGTCATATATCTGGGTCTCTGCACTATGCGAGCGACACTTTCTCTGacaagatatccaatcttattCAGGAGGTGAAGGGGAAAGATACCCTTGTTTTCCACTGCGCTCTCAGCCAG GTTCGTGGACCAACTTGTGCGCGAAAGTTTGCTAATCATCTTGAGGAGATCAAGGATGATGCAGGAATAAAGAACATTTTGATTCTGGAACGTGGCTTCAATGGCTGGGAAGCTTCTGGTAGACCTGTTTGTCGCTGCACTGATGTGCCTTGTAAGGGGGCGAGTGCTAGTAATTAA